Proteins found in one Paucidesulfovibrio longus DSM 6739 genomic segment:
- a CDS encoding M23 family metallopeptidase: MFFRKYHIVVFKDKQGSCRKFQLRGWMLFFLFFLMAGLAGGNIFLWQYYGNHARLERGLAVSEKVVQEQKTQLLSLSQKIANLQENLSRIRNFDSKLRVMMNIDQDSGETVNPQGGATGADFSEGYLPLYRQELLARKMHEFLNQLNVEARLEEVRQQEILQTLRNNQDLLQTTPSVWPTAGWVTSPFGPRVSKFTGKREFHKGIDISAPEDTPVYAPADGKVVFAGRDGSYGLTIKIAHNSNLLTRYAHLESVDVKVGQEITRGAIIGRVGNTGRSTGPHLHYEVRLSGVPVDPRHYILN; encoded by the coding sequence ATGTTTTTTAGGAAATATCACATCGTCGTATTCAAGGACAAACAGGGGTCTTGCCGAAAGTTCCAGCTCCGCGGCTGGATGCTGTTCTTCCTTTTCTTCCTGATGGCCGGCCTAGCCGGAGGAAACATCTTCCTCTGGCAGTATTACGGCAACCACGCCCGTCTCGAACGCGGGCTGGCCGTTTCCGAAAAGGTCGTTCAGGAACAAAAGACCCAACTGCTTTCCCTCTCTCAAAAAATCGCCAATCTTCAAGAAAACCTTTCCCGCATCCGCAATTTCGACTCCAAGCTCCGCGTCATGATGAACATCGACCAGGATTCCGGCGAAACCGTGAATCCCCAGGGCGGCGCCACGGGCGCGGACTTCTCCGAAGGCTATCTGCCGCTCTACCGCCAGGAGCTGCTCGCGCGGAAGATGCACGAGTTCCTCAACCAGCTCAACGTGGAAGCCCGGCTGGAAGAGGTTCGCCAGCAGGAGATTCTTCAGACCCTGCGCAACAACCAGGATCTGCTCCAGACCACGCCTTCGGTCTGGCCCACGGCGGGCTGGGTCACGTCCCCCTTTGGTCCGCGCGTGTCCAAGTTCACGGGCAAACGCGAGTTCCACAAGGGCATCGACATCTCCGCTCCGGAAGACACCCCGGTGTATGCCCCGGCGGACGGCAAGGTCGTTTTCGCCGGGCGCGACGGCTCCTACGGACTGACCATCAAGATCGCCCACAATTCGAACCTGCTGACCCGCTATGCGCACCTTGAATCCGTCGACGTCAAGGTCGGCCAGGAAATCACGCGGGGAGCCATCATCGGCAGGGTCGGAAACACGGGCCGCAGCACGGGACCGCACCTGCATTACGAGGTCCGCCTTTCCGGGGTGCCCGTGGACCCGCGGCACTACATTCTCAACTAG
- the fliR gene encoding flagellar biosynthetic protein FliR yields the protein MDIFNFDPNALLSFYLTLFRISVVLFLLPFFGGKSIPAPAKGALVLVLTLAVWPQLSFPGTLMPASGWEIGIMFLGELLLGMIMGMMVQFLFSAIQTGGQLIGFQMGFSMVNVIDPVTGTSEAVTAHFLYMIAMLTFFALNGPLHLLAGLAQSFELVPPGSLLLTPDAINQVFSFSKQLFILAIHIAAPVMAALFMIDLALALIGRAAPQMHILVLGFPIKIAVGFFFLGFLFDIMATYVGNYIQSLDAVYNNLFHAIGPGLGG from the coding sequence ATGGACATCTTCAACTTTGACCCGAACGCGCTGCTCAGCTTCTACCTGACCCTTTTCCGGATCAGCGTGGTGCTTTTTCTGCTGCCTTTTTTCGGGGGCAAATCCATCCCCGCTCCGGCCAAGGGGGCGCTGGTGCTCGTGCTGACCCTGGCGGTCTGGCCGCAACTCTCTTTCCCCGGCACCCTGATGCCCGCCAGCGGCTGGGAAATCGGCATCATGTTTCTGGGCGAGCTGCTGCTCGGCATGATCATGGGCATGATGGTCCAATTCCTTTTTTCCGCCATTCAGACCGGCGGCCAACTCATCGGCTTTCAAATGGGCTTCTCCATGGTCAACGTCATCGACCCTGTAACGGGCACCAGCGAAGCCGTTACGGCCCACTTTCTCTACATGATCGCCATGCTGACCTTCTTCGCCCTCAACGGCCCGCTGCATCTGCTCGCCGGGCTGGCCCAGAGCTTCGAGCTGGTGCCTCCGGGCTCGCTGCTGCTGACCCCGGACGCCATCAACCAGGTCTTCTCCTTTTCCAAGCAGCTCTTCATCCTGGCCATTCATATCGCGGCACCGGTCATGGCCGCCCTGTTCATGATCGACCTCGCCCTCGCGCTGATCGGCCGCGCCGCGCCGCAAATGCACATCCTGGTTCTCGGCTTCCCGATCAAGATCGCCGTGGGCTTCTTCTTCCTCGGCTTCCTCTTCGACATCATGGCCACTTACGTGGGGAACTACATTCAATCCCTGGACGCGGTCTACAACAACCTTTTCCACGCGATCGGGCCGGGCCTCGGCGGATAG
- the flhB gene encoding flagellar biosynthesis protein FlhB, translating to MAFGQEDPSKTEKATAKRRNKSRKKGNVPKSSEMGKVMTMLAGVVALRYLIPFIYERLFKIFRWSLQDALGMEINKQRAYEMFVWSMSEMAVMVLPLMLTIAAVAFITMRLQVGKLWTTEVFQPKWGQMFNIMKGIKKLMISPQALVRFGKSLGQAFAVGIAPVIILRQEYPKLITLFDMTTEGITAYILSIGYKMACYALVPMLIIGILDLIYTRWNYEEQLKMTKDEVKDERKQAEGDPKIRAEQRRKMMMSMAQRMMENVPKADVVVTNPAHLAVALSYNPLEAPAPLLVAKGAGAVAERIKEIARENNIPIREDKSLAQALYKQVEIGDTIPEELFQAVAAILARLDRFRTRR from the coding sequence ATGGCCTTCGGTCAGGAAGATCCGAGCAAGACGGAAAAAGCCACGGCCAAGCGCCGCAACAAATCGCGCAAAAAGGGCAACGTTCCCAAAAGCAGCGAGATGGGCAAGGTCATGACCATGCTCGCCGGGGTGGTCGCCCTCCGCTATCTTATCCCGTTCATCTACGAGAGATTGTTCAAGATCTTCCGCTGGAGCCTCCAAGACGCTCTCGGCATGGAAATCAACAAGCAACGCGCCTACGAAATGTTCGTCTGGAGCATGTCGGAGATGGCCGTCATGGTTCTGCCCCTGATGCTGACCATCGCCGCCGTCGCCTTCATCACCATGCGCCTCCAGGTGGGCAAGCTGTGGACCACGGAGGTCTTCCAGCCCAAATGGGGCCAGATGTTCAACATCATGAAGGGCATCAAGAAGCTGATGATCAGCCCGCAGGCGCTGGTCCGGTTCGGCAAGAGCCTCGGCCAGGCCTTCGCCGTGGGCATCGCCCCGGTCATCATCCTGCGCCAGGAATATCCCAAGCTGATCACCCTCTTCGACATGACGACCGAAGGCATCACGGCCTACATCCTCAGCATCGGCTACAAGATGGCCTGCTACGCCCTGGTGCCCATGCTGATCATCGGCATCCTCGACCTGATCTACACGCGCTGGAATTACGAAGAGCAGCTGAAGATGACCAAGGACGAGGTCAAGGACGAGCGCAAGCAGGCGGAAGGCGACCCCAAGATTCGCGCCGAGCAGCGCAGAAAAATGATGATGAGCATGGCCCAGCGCATGATGGAGAACGTTCCCAAAGCCGACGTGGTCGTCACCAACCCCGCGCACCTCGCCGTGGCCCTGAGCTACAATCCCCTGGAAGCCCCCGCTCCCCTGCTGGTGGCCAAGGGAGCCGGAGCCGTTGCCGAACGAATCAAGGAAATCGCCCGGGAAAACAATATCCCCATCCGTGAAGACAAGTCTCTGGCACAGGCTTTGTATAAACAGGTGGAGATCGGGGACACCATCCCCGAGGAGCTTTTCCAGGCGGTGGCCGCGATTCTGGCCAGACTCGACAGATTCCGCACCCGCCGTTGA
- the flhA gene encoding flagellar biosynthesis protein FlhA, which produces MAGTGAKNFLNGIDYERFSKQGDILLAGGVVTILFVMLVPMPTLFLDFMLTVSISLAMVVLITSMFMTSPLEFSIFPSLLLVTTLLRLALNVATTRAILLHGDEGTSAAGSVIQSFGEFVVGGNYVIGVVIFMILFILNKSVIVAGTTRIAEVAARFTLDAMPGKQMAIEADLNAGLIDEKDALQQRENIRREADFYGAMDGAGKFVSGDVKAGMMITMVNIIGGILIGVLQKDMNWRDAASTYTLLTIGDGLVATIPSLIISTSAGIIVSRAASKAKMGEEFIGQLTFHYRALQLVSGIMLIFAVVPGMPTIPFLFLAGLLFVLARLSKNQNAHLQNAAEDEKKAPAPTLDTPEEVQSLLPLDQLELEVGYGLIPLVDEEQSGNLLSRIRSIRRQFALDMGVIVPSLHLRDNLQLKPGEYRVLIKGNPVASAEILIDHFLAMDPGDAKHRIQGVETIEPAFNLPAVWIPEAQKEEAMLAGYTVVDPSTVVATHLTEVFRRNLHEFLGRQEVQELLDNLSKRAPKAVENLVPGVMNLGNVQKVLQTLVQESVSIRDLLTIVETLADYGTAIHDPAQLTEYVRSRMGRTILKPYLASDNSLPILTLDSEIDQILNDSLRKTDQGAYLALEPGLAQRIIQTINRTLDNAVGTDGTPILLVTPHLRSHLSQLTVRFLPTLPVISQAEIPADVKIHSLAVVKLS; this is translated from the coding sequence ATGGCCGGAACCGGCGCCAAGAACTTCCTGAACGGGATCGATTACGAACGCTTTTCAAAGCAGGGCGACATCCTGCTTGCCGGAGGCGTCGTCACGATCCTGTTCGTCATGCTCGTCCCCATGCCGACGCTGTTCCTGGACTTCATGCTCACGGTCAGCATCTCCCTGGCCATGGTGGTGCTGATCACCTCCATGTTCATGACCAGCCCGCTTGAATTCTCCATCTTTCCCTCGCTGCTGCTGGTCACGACCCTGCTCCGCCTCGCCCTGAACGTCGCCACCACCCGCGCCATCCTGCTGCACGGCGACGAAGGCACCAGCGCCGCAGGTTCGGTCATCCAAAGCTTCGGCGAATTCGTCGTCGGCGGCAACTACGTCATCGGCGTCGTCATCTTCATGATCCTGTTCATCCTGAACAAGTCCGTCATCGTCGCGGGTACGACGCGCATCGCCGAAGTGGCGGCGCGCTTCACCCTGGACGCCATGCCCGGTAAGCAGATGGCCATCGAGGCCGACCTCAACGCAGGGCTCATCGACGAAAAGGACGCGCTCCAGCAGCGCGAGAACATCCGCCGCGAGGCCGACTTCTACGGCGCCATGGACGGTGCGGGCAAGTTCGTTTCGGGCGACGTCAAGGCCGGCATGATGATCACCATGGTCAACATCATCGGCGGCATCCTCATCGGCGTGCTCCAGAAGGACATGAACTGGCGCGACGCGGCCTCCACGTATACCCTGCTGACCATCGGCGACGGCCTGGTCGCCACCATTCCCTCGCTGATCATCTCCACTTCGGCGGGCATCATCGTCTCCCGCGCCGCCTCCAAGGCCAAGATGGGCGAGGAATTCATCGGGCAGTTGACGTTCCACTACCGCGCTCTCCAGCTCGTTTCCGGAATCATGCTGATCTTCGCCGTCGTGCCCGGCATGCCGACCATCCCCTTCCTCTTCCTCGCCGGCCTGCTCTTCGTCCTTGCGCGGCTCTCCAAGAACCAGAACGCGCACCTTCAGAACGCCGCGGAAGACGAGAAGAAGGCCCCCGCGCCCACCCTGGACACCCCGGAAGAGGTGCAGTCGCTTCTGCCCCTGGACCAGTTGGAACTGGAAGTGGGCTACGGCCTGATTCCGCTGGTGGACGAAGAACAGAGCGGCAACCTGCTCTCGCGCATCCGCTCCATCCGCCGTCAATTCGCTCTGGACATGGGTGTCATTGTTCCGTCGCTGCACCTGCGGGACAACCTCCAGCTCAAGCCCGGCGAATACCGCGTGCTGATCAAGGGCAACCCCGTTGCTTCGGCGGAAATCCTCATCGACCACTTCCTGGCCATGGATCCGGGGGACGCCAAGCACCGCATCCAGGGTGTCGAAACCATCGAACCCGCGTTCAACCTGCCCGCGGTCTGGATTCCCGAAGCCCAGAAGGAAGAGGCCATGCTCGCGGGCTACACCGTTGTGGATCCCTCCACCGTGGTGGCCACGCATCTTACGGAAGTCTTCCGCCGCAACCTGCATGAATTCCTCGGCCGCCAGGAAGTCCAGGAACTGCTCGACAACCTTTCCAAGCGCGCTCCCAAGGCCGTGGAAAACCTGGTGCCGGGCGTCATGAACCTGGGCAACGTCCAGAAGGTGCTCCAGACCCTCGTGCAGGAGAGCGTTTCCATCCGCGACCTGCTGACCATCGTGGAAACGCTGGCCGATTACGGCACCGCCATTCACGATCCGGCGCAGCTGACCGAATACGTCCGCTCCCGCATGGGCCGCACCATTCTCAAGCCCTACCTGGCCAGCGACAACAGCCTGCCGATTTTGACGCTCGACTCGGAGATCGATCAAATCCTCAACGACAGCCTGCGCAAGACCGACCAGGGCGCCTACCTCGCCCTGGAGCCCGGCCTGGCGCAACGCATCATCCAGACCATCAACCGCACCCTGGACAACGCCGTGGGCACGGACGGAACCCCGATCCTGCTCGTGACGCCGCATCTGCGTTCGCACCTTTCGCAACTGACGGTCCGCTTCCTGCCGACCCTGCCGGTGATCTCCCAGGCCGAGATTCCGGCAGACGTGAAGATCCACTCCCTGGCCGTGGTCAAGTTGAGCTAG
- a CDS encoding flagellar biosynthesis protein FlhF: MQVKTFHAKSTAQALLMVKESLGDDAVILSNRTVQQEGGKVCEIMAAVERPEHKAQAASAARAIGKVRAATNGNGASLGRTKDDVLSEALDAGLPFVQEWCRIKDHFTALLKPQMRLDELAPRQRVALDYLEREGVEDEVVMDVYQELRRNPELSILPILDSLASAKPFGGGWGEKFHAFAGPHGAGKTSCCIRLALMEKKRDPKARICLVSADQSRGQGRLVLRHYADLSGLAFREVSTAEDFAQLKAESGLFDRILIDLPGLEREEVLDARLLRLGMLPGEDFAAHLVLPPFLSNAQYRSFEARYRAESVKSVIWTKLDEACTYGAMLNVAVRIGLPVSALSFGAGFRDGIAPAETEMMWRLLFKHQLPGQQNCKENA; encoded by the coding sequence ATGCAAGTCAAGACGTTTCACGCCAAGAGCACCGCACAGGCATTGCTGATGGTCAAGGAGAGCCTCGGCGACGACGCCGTGATACTCTCCAACCGCACAGTGCAGCAGGAAGGCGGCAAGGTCTGCGAGATCATGGCCGCCGTGGAGCGACCGGAACACAAGGCCCAGGCCGCGAGCGCCGCGAGGGCCATCGGCAAGGTGCGCGCCGCCACGAACGGAAACGGAGCGTCCCTCGGCCGCACCAAGGACGACGTGCTCTCCGAAGCCCTGGACGCGGGCCTGCCGTTCGTCCAGGAATGGTGCCGCATCAAGGACCACTTCACCGCGCTGCTCAAGCCCCAGATGCGTCTGGACGAATTGGCGCCCCGCCAGAGGGTGGCCCTGGATTACCTGGAGCGCGAAGGCGTGGAGGACGAAGTGGTCATGGACGTGTACCAGGAGCTGCGCAGAAATCCGGAGCTGAGCATCCTGCCCATCCTGGACTCCCTGGCCTCGGCCAAGCCCTTCGGCGGCGGCTGGGGCGAAAAGTTCCACGCTTTTGCCGGGCCGCACGGCGCGGGCAAGACCTCCTGCTGCATCCGGCTGGCGCTCATGGAAAAGAAGCGCGACCCCAAGGCGCGCATCTGCCTTGTTTCGGCGGACCAGTCCCGCGGCCAGGGCCGCCTGGTGCTGCGCCACTACGCCGACCTTTCCGGCCTCGCGTTCCGCGAGGTTTCCACTGCCGAGGATTTCGCGCAGCTCAAGGCCGAATCCGGACTGTTCGACCGGATTCTCATCGATCTGCCCGGCCTGGAGCGCGAAGAGGTGCTCGATGCCCGCCTGCTGCGGCTCGGGATGCTGCCGGGCGAGGACTTCGCCGCGCATCTGGTCCTCCCGCCGTTTCTTTCGAACGCGCAGTACCGGAGCTTTGAAGCCCGCTACCGCGCTGAAAGCGTGAAAAGCGTCATCTGGACGAAATTGGATGAAGCCTGTACGTATGGAGCCATGCTCAACGTGGCGGTCCGGATCGGCCTGCCCGTCTCGGCCCTCTCCTTCGGAGCGGGATTTCGGGACGGCATCGCCCCGGCCGAAACCGAGATGATGTGGCGGCTTCTGTTCAAGCATCAGCTGCCCGGTCAGCAAAACTGCAAGGAGAACGCATAA
- a CDS encoding MinD/ParA family protein yields MSGTLPLVFSVTSGKGGVGKTNISVNLACALTSMGKKVVLLDADLGLANVDVILGLTPQYNLFHLFHEGASLDKILMETPYGFRILPAASGVSEMVSLSTGQKLELLEAMDVLEDDIDYLIVDTGAGINDNVLYFNIAAQDRLLVLTPEPTSLTDAYALIKVLKIHHGVERFRVLINMVRDEKAAKEVYLKLSNACDHFLSGVSLDLVGFVPMDKTVRQAVIGQRPFVATTPGAPASLAVRQAAERINKWKAPHNVDGNIKFFWKKLLFQERSVA; encoded by the coding sequence ATGAGCGGCACTCTCCCCCTGGTCTTCTCCGTCACGTCCGGCAAGGGCGGCGTGGGCAAGACGAACATCTCGGTCAACCTTGCCTGCGCTCTGACGAGCATGGGCAAGAAGGTCGTGCTCCTCGACGCGGACCTCGGCCTGGCCAACGTTGACGTCATCCTGGGGCTGACGCCCCAATACAACCTGTTCCACCTTTTCCACGAAGGCGCGTCCCTGGACAAGATCCTCATGGAGACCCCCTACGGCTTCCGCATCCTGCCCGCCGCTTCCGGCGTGAGCGAGATGGTCAGCCTCTCCACGGGCCAGAAGCTCGAACTGCTGGAAGCCATGGACGTGCTGGAAGACGACATCGACTACCTCATCGTTGACACCGGTGCCGGCATCAACGACAATGTCTTATATTTCAATATTGCGGCCCAGGACCGACTGCTCGTGCTCACTCCCGAACCCACCTCGCTGACCGACGCCTACGCGCTCATCAAGGTGCTCAAGATACACCACGGCGTCGAGCGGTTCCGAGTGCTCATCAACATGGTCCGGGACGAAAAGGCGGCCAAGGAAGTCTATCTCAAGCTCTCCAACGCCTGCGATCACTTCCTGAGCGGCGTGTCCCTCGATCTGGTCGGATTCGTGCCCATGGACAAGACCGTGCGCCAGGCGGTCATCGGCCAGCGACCCTTTGTCGCGACCACACCGGGAGCCCCGGCGAGTCTCGCGGTGCGGCAGGCGGCCGAACGTATCAACAAATGGAAAGCGCCACACAACGTCGATGGAAACATTAAGTTCTTCTGGAAAAAGCTCCTCTTCCAAGAGCGATCCGTGGCGTGA
- a CDS encoding FliA/WhiG family RNA polymerase sigma factor, with translation METLSSSGKSSSSKSDPWRDLETGRVAWDDFSPKQQEAVVRHFAPKIRILALRLKSKLPQSVELSELISAGSVGLLDALKKFDPSLGIKFDTYSENRIKGAMLDELRRMDWFSRGLRQKVKTLEEAMRQIEHETGEQATSSQLEERTGMNAKEVQQGLEALQNQLCISLDAFQENLVGGRNALGENEPYQSAAFQEMVDKVAFLIEELTPREKLVISLYYGEELNMKETAEVMDITEGRVSQLHSQALLKLRTKYRERFDSD, from the coding sequence ATGGAAACATTAAGTTCTTCTGGAAAAAGCTCCTCTTCCAAGAGCGATCCGTGGCGTGATCTGGAAACGGGCCGCGTTGCCTGGGACGATTTCAGCCCCAAGCAACAGGAAGCCGTGGTCAGACACTTCGCCCCCAAGATCCGCATTCTTGCGTTGAGGCTCAAGTCCAAGCTGCCCCAAAGTGTGGAGCTCTCGGAGCTCATCAGCGCGGGCAGCGTGGGGCTTCTCGACGCGCTGAAGAAATTCGATCCGTCGCTGGGCATCAAGTTCGACACCTATTCGGAAAACCGCATCAAGGGCGCCATGCTCGACGAGCTTCGGCGCATGGACTGGTTCTCGCGTGGGCTCCGCCAGAAGGTGAAGACCCTGGAAGAGGCCATGCGCCAGATCGAGCATGAAACGGGCGAACAGGCCACGTCGAGCCAGCTGGAAGAACGCACCGGCATGAACGCCAAGGAAGTGCAGCAGGGACTGGAAGCGCTGCAAAACCAGCTCTGCATCAGCCTCGACGCCTTCCAGGAGAACCTCGTGGGCGGACGCAACGCCCTGGGTGAAAACGAACCCTACCAATCCGCGGCATTCCAGGAAATGGTGGACAAGGTCGCGTTTTTGATCGAAGAACTGACTCCCCGGGAGAAGCTGGTCATCTCCCTTTACTACGGCGAAGAGCTGAACATGAAGGAAACAGCCGAGGTCATGGACATCACCGAAGGACGCGTTTCCCAGCTCCATTCCCAGGCGCTGCTGAAGCTGCGCACGAAATACCGTGAACGCTTCGACAGCGATTAA
- a CDS encoding chemotaxis response regulator CheY has protein sequence MKKNPKMRILVVDDFSTMRRIIKNILRQLGYENVVEADDGTTAWEVLNKDNIDFIISDWNMPKMTGIELLRKVRGSEEYVDLPFLMVTAEAQQENIIEAVQAKVNNYIVKPFTPETLGQKIDKIFGG, from the coding sequence ATGAAAAAGAACCCGAAAATGCGCATTCTCGTCGTGGACGACTTCTCCACCATGCGCCGCATCATCAAAAATATTCTGCGCCAGCTCGGCTACGAAAACGTGGTCGAGGCGGACGACGGCACCACGGCCTGGGAAGTCCTGAACAAGGACAACATCGACTTCATCATTTCCGACTGGAACATGCCCAAGATGACGGGCATCGAACTGCTGCGCAAGGTTCGCGGCAGCGAGGAATACGTCGATCTTCCCTTCCTGATGGTCACGGCCGAGGCGCAGCAGGAAAACATCATCGAGGCGGTGCAGGCCAAGGTCAACAACTACATCGTCAAGCCCTTCACGCCGGAAACGCTGGGACAAAAGATCGACAAGATCTTCGGCGGCTGA
- a CDS encoding flagellar basal body-associated FliL family protein has product MVFMVPDEPDESLEMPDDGSGGDAAQKAKLDDTEVSRASQKVDLDLDDAPFLEEEEEEEEILEEEPFAPQPEQEDKPKKEPPLWLRNKLLIVGILAGLLLGGALFYFLSGPGEPEPPVAQAPAPAPPAATPEPAPEAPPQEVAPPEEAPVGESLVRLDPFLIEQQDSDGKVRFLEVSLVFSTPDPMLASNLTRETPTVRYALYYYMKNKDLQFLTDEKNTEDLKKELLTVVNQYMSAGRFETVLFEEYLVR; this is encoded by the coding sequence ATGGTTTTCATGGTGCCGGACGAGCCGGACGAAAGTCTCGAAATGCCGGATGACGGTTCTGGCGGCGATGCTGCGCAAAAGGCCAAGCTCGACGACACCGAAGTATCCCGCGCCTCCCAGAAGGTCGACCTCGACCTGGACGACGCCCCCTTCCTCGAAGAAGAGGAAGAGGAGGAGGAAATCCTTGAAGAGGAGCCCTTTGCCCCCCAGCCGGAACAGGAAGACAAGCCGAAAAAAGAGCCGCCGCTCTGGCTCCGGAACAAGCTGCTTATCGTCGGCATCCTCGCGGGGCTGCTGCTCGGCGGCGCGCTGTTTTACTTTCTGTCGGGTCCGGGCGAACCGGAGCCTCCGGTGGCCCAGGCTCCGGCTCCCGCGCCTCCCGCGGCAACGCCGGAACCCGCTCCCGAAGCTCCCCCCCAGGAGGTCGCTCCTCCTGAAGAAGCTCCCGTGGGAGAATCCTTGGTGCGGCTCGACCCCTTCCTCATCGAACAGCAGGATTCGGACGGCAAGGTTCGATTTCTGGAGGTCAGCCTGGTGTTCTCCACTCCCGACCCCATGCTTGCCTCCAACCTGACGCGCGAAACCCCCACGGTCCGCTATGCGCTTTATTATTACATGAAGAATAAGGATCTGCAGTTTTTGACCGATGAGAAGAATACGGAAGATCTGAAAAAAGAGCTTCTGACCGTGGTCAATCAGTACATGTCCGCCGGCCGTTTCGAAACCGTCCTCTTCGAGGAATACCTGGTGAGGTGA
- the lpxC gene encoding UDP-3-O-acyl-N-acetylglucosamine deacetylase, translating into MLQTTIRTTTRCTGIGLHSGKQVGLTLRPATEDTGILFSVRNGAGSAFLTPTPELVVSTGLATTLGNGSESVSTVEHLMAAVRGMGIDNILIDVDGRELPIMDGSAAPFVYLLKQAGLRTLNKPRKALAVKKAVTFEKDGKYVKAMPYDGLIIDYTIEFAHPVIGRQRLEVEITPECFAAEVAKARTFGFLREVEYLHANGLALGGSLDNAVVLDEYAVLNSEGLRYEDEFVRHKLLDFIGDIAVLNRPLLGRFEVFASGHELNNMFLRHLVANASECLEEVVGVLPVPKREEVELDMLEPMAVPA; encoded by the coding sequence ATGCTACAGACCACCATTCGCACCACCACCCGCTGCACCGGAATCGGTCTCCATAGCGGCAAGCAAGTCGGTTTGACCCTTCGTCCCGCCACCGAGGACACGGGCATTCTTTTTTCCGTGCGCAACGGGGCGGGCTCCGCTTTCCTGACGCCGACGCCGGAACTGGTCGTCAGCACCGGATTGGCCACCACCCTGGGCAACGGCTCCGAATCCGTCTCCACCGTCGAGCACCTCATGGCCGCCGTCCGCGGCATGGGCATCGACAACATCCTCATCGACGTGGACGGACGCGAGCTTCCGATCATGGACGGCAGCGCCGCTCCTTTCGTCTACCTCCTCAAGCAGGCCGGACTCCGCACGCTGAACAAGCCCCGCAAGGCCCTGGCCGTGAAAAAAGCCGTGACCTTCGAGAAGGACGGCAAGTACGTCAAGGCCATGCCCTACGACGGCCTGATCATCGACTACACCATCGAATTCGCGCATCCCGTCATCGGGCGTCAGCGCCTGGAAGTGGAAATCACTCCCGAATGCTTCGCCGCCGAAGTGGCCAAAGCCAGAACCTTCGGGTTCCTGCGCGAGGTGGAGTACCTGCACGCCAACGGGCTCGCCCTGGGCGGTTCCCTGGACAACGCCGTGGTCCTGGACGAATACGCGGTGCTCAACTCCGAGGGCCTGCGCTACGAGGACGAGTTCGTTCGCCACAAGCTGCTCGATTTCATCGGCGACATCGCCGTGCTCAACCGTCCGCTGCTCGGTCGCTTCGAAGTCTTCGCCTCCGGCCATGAACTCAACAACATGTTCCTGCGCCACCTCGTGGCCAACGCTTCGGAATGCCTGGAAGAGGTCGTGGGGGTGCTCCCCGTTCCCAAACGGGAAGAAGTGGAACTCGACATGCTCGAGCCCATGGCCGTTCCTGCCTGA
- the prmC gene encoding peptide chain release factor N(5)-glutamine methyltransferase, translating into MTLRDSLLAAERRLSDAGVDSPGLSARLLAGRALNLSAVQVLTESRRLVNDAEAALFASLIARRERGEPVAYILGEREFYGLSFQVGPGVLIPRPETELLVDEARKRFDETRPLRFMDLGTGSGVLAVTLAHVFPLARGWAVDLSPAALDAARNNARRLGAQERIEFVSGDFTAPLPAADLDLVVANPPYVTWDEYGELSREVADFEPRSALVSGGEQGDGLDHLRGLAPRAAEALRPGGTLLVEIGWRQGETGAAILGDPALELCDVCVMQDLAGLDRILAARKRPC; encoded by the coding sequence ATGACCTTGCGCGACAGCCTGCTGGCGGCGGAGCGCCGCCTTTCAGACGCGGGAGTCGATTCTCCCGGCCTTTCCGCGCGCCTGCTGGCGGGAAGGGCCCTCAATCTTTCCGCCGTGCAGGTGCTCACCGAAAGTCGGAGGCTTGTGAACGACGCCGAAGCCGCGCTTTTCGCTTCCCTGATAGCGCGCCGCGAGCGCGGGGAACCCGTCGCGTACATTCTCGGCGAGCGGGAGTTTTACGGATTGTCGTTCCAGGTGGGGCCGGGCGTCCTTATTCCCCGGCCCGAAACCGAATTGCTGGTGGACGAGGCCCGCAAACGCTTTGACGAAACCAGGCCGCTTCGTTTCATGGATTTGGGCACGGGCTCAGGCGTCCTGGCCGTGACGCTGGCCCATGTCTTTCCGCTCGCGCGCGGCTGGGCGGTGGACCTTTCCCCGGCCGCCCTGGACGCGGCGCGGAACAACGCGCGGCGGCTCGGCGCGCAGGAGCGGATAGAGTTCGTTTCGGGGGATTTCACCGCGCCCCTTCCGGCTGCGGACCTGGATCTGGTCGTGGCCAACCCTCCCTATGTCACCTGGGACGAGTACGGCGAACTCAGCCGCGAGGTCGCTGATTTCGAACCGCGCTCGGCCCTGGTCAGCGGCGGCGAGCAGGGCGACGGTCTGGACCATCTCCGAGGTCTGGCTCCCCGCGCGGCCGAGGCGCTGCGTCCGGGAGGAACGCTTCTGGTCGAGATCGGCTGGCGGCAGGGGGAAACCGGCGCGGCGATCCTGGGCGACCCCGCGCTGGAGCTCTGCGACGTTTGCGTGATGCAGGATCTGGCCGGACTCGACCGCATCTTGGCCGCACGCAAGCGTCCTTGCTAG